AACTGATAGGCGAAGTTTATTTAGAGATGTAAAACctcagggagacagacagacatcttagaaaaacatttatttaacctAGGTCAGGGGATGACTCTTTGAAATACTTGGGAAATCCCTCCTCCTGccggtggggaggagggtgtaTCCTTGCAAAACATCAGACAGAATCACCTGTTTCCCTTCGTTCTCTTCTAGGGGTTCATTTTTCCTTGTAGTGGTCATTTTATTGTCGTATTTGTTTCTTACAAAGTTTTAACATTTCATAGGaacatttcttctctccttatCACAGGCTTCCGGATTGCAAGTATGTTAGAACTTAGGTGAAACCAGTCTTGTTATAGATTTCGAGAAATTGACTCTGACGTCAAGTGGTATTgaagtttttgggttttgtggttcacttttttttttttaaagttgtaagtAAACTGCCCACAACATGGCTTGAACTCtcaacaccaagatcaagagtcacatgctctaccgattgagccagccaggcaccctattaTAGGTCTGCTTTACAACTTTTTAAGTTGTATGTGGGTTAAGTAGGTTTGGGTAAAAGTTCAtcctgcttctttatttttttattttaaatatatatttatttattctagggAGCAcatggggtggggttgggggaagtggggaagcctcagagggagagagagaattgcaagccaactccccactgagtctggagcccaacctggggttgggaggggagtgctcaatctcatgaccctgagatcctgacctgagctgaaatcaagagtcagatgctcaaccaactgagtcacccaggtaccccagttcatcctgctgctgttttttttttttttttaagattttatttgttagagagtgagaaagcacaagcagggggagggacagagggagagggagaagcaggctccccactgagcagggagcctgatgtggggctcaatcctagtaccctgagatcatgaccccagccaaaggcagactcttaaccgactgagcccccaggcacccgaTCCTGCTTCTTTAATAGTAGTATTTAATGACCTAAGTGTGTATATTAATCTTCTGTTGTTCATTCAGGTGCTGCCTATTGTCAGTTTATGGACATGCTGTTCCCTGGCTCGATTGCCTTGAAGAAAGTAAAATTCCAGGCTAAGTTAGAACATGAATACATCCAGAACTTCAAAATACTACAAGCAGGTTTTAAGAGAATGGGTGTTGACAAAGTAAgtaaattttactttcatttggTTGTTTCTTAATTAGAAACTGTTACTAAGTATATAGATGTTGGCCTGTAACTTTGGACATTTTCTACCTGGCCCCCTCAGtttatataattatcttttctcCAGCTAAAATAGGATTATTGGGAGCAGCATTTCTTTGTACCCTTCTTCCCCCGGTTCCCTTGTTGtcctcttcctttattttgaagTTACTGGTGTCTGGAGGAATCCGCCTATAAATCTGTATtcacgatttttaaaaaaaataatactgtttaaTCTTTATTAGTCTGAGATTTAATCCTTTTTATCTCTGGATTTACTTTTATAAAGCATACCATGTGATAGAATAAGTAGTTCTAAGAGAAGAATCTAGAATTATTGCTTTTTATAGTAGGGTACAAGGAAGATCCTTTGTGTGTACTGACAACTTCCCTTTTGCCCTTCAGGATATTTGAAAGTATCAGAAACATAGTCCACCAGGCTTCATTAGGAGaaatattatctctgttttagtAGATAATGTATTACACAAAATTAagcagcctcccccccccccccatttttctttctttctttctttttttttttttttaagattttatttattagagtgtgaaagggggaaggagcagagggggagagacagaatctcagacTCCATACCAACCATAGAGCCtgatgggactcaatctcatgaccccgagatcatggcctgagctgaaatcaagagtttgatacttaactgactgagtcacccaggtgccccagaatagtttattcttttaagccattttttgaggaaatttttttttaaaattaaaagattttatttatttatttgacagagatcacaagtaggcagagaggcaggcggagagagaggaagggaagcaggctccctgccgagcagagagcccgatgcagggcttgatcccaggaccccgggatcatgacctgagccgaaggcagaggctttaacccactgagccacccaggtgccgaggaaatgttttttaataaagtttgtaGTCACACCTTAATTACCTTGCTGGTGTATCTGGTCTATATTTACTTCAAAATCAGTCTTtctataatatatgaaatatgtatttgtattgAATGAATATCATTTAGGTACCAGGCATAGTTTGGTGTAGCTTATGtgcagtaatttttctttttatagaattgctactttatttttttgaacaaggaaatttttttttttttctcaaggcttttatgtatttatctgagagagagagagggagagagacagcaagagagggaacacaagcagagagagtgggagagggagaagcaggtttcctgctgtgcagggagcccaatgtgggccttgatcccaggaccctgggatcatgacctgagccaaaggcaaccgcttaacaactgagccatctaggcaccccatGAACAAGGAAAATTTCTAAAGCATACAAAAGTAGAGTGAATAGTGTGATGATCTCTCATGTATGTCAGCAGTTATCAAATGATGGCCACTTTGTTTCAGATATCCCTTTACCCCACCTGCTGTACTCACAGATTATTGAGAATGAGTTCCAGATAACATTTCGTTTAAAATGTTtcagtatcatacagagtaatttcttaaaattctatttatttgctCAGAGAGGTGGATATAGTTCAAAATATtacatacattcattttttttttaagattttatttccccTCTcgctccctctgctgttcccgctgcttgtgcttATGCGCACttgctgcctttctctctgtcaaataaaatcgtaaaaaaaaaaaaatagaaaaacatactATTTTATAGAAATCTGATCTGGGACAGATTATTACcttcacttattattattattttttaagattttatttatttatttgacagagacagcgagagagggaatacaagcagggggagtgggagagggagaagcaggcttcccgccgagcagggagcccaatgtgggccttgatcccaccttgactgaaccacccaggcacccacatacattcatttttataaaagtacCATTGCAACTGGAATCCTTGATGAGTTAAAAGATAGTTAAACTCTGGCTGACAGTCCAATAATTTGAAGTAATACCTGATAACAGGTATCTTgtacaataaaaatgtttacaggATCATATTTTAATAGGTTTGGAATTACTTGAAAAACAtgccagggtacctgggtggctcagtcagttaagtgtctgcatttggctcaggtcatgatcccaaggacctgggatcaagcccccacattggacttcctgctcagcggggagcctgacccTCTcgctccctctgctgttcccgctgcttgtgcttATGCGCACttgctgcctttctctctgtcaaataaaatcgtaaaaaaaaaaaaaaaatagaaaaccatacCGTAATTTTATAGAAATCTGATCTGGGACAGATTATTaccttcacctatttttttttttttaagattttatttatttatttgacagagacagcaagagagggaatacaagcagggggagtgggagaggagaagcaggcatcctgtggagcagggaacctgatgcgggactcgatcccaggaccctgggatcgtgacccaagccaaaggcaaacccttaacgacctgagccaccttggtgccccaCCTTCACCTGTTTTTAAGACAGAAGTAcccccgccctttttttttcttgatgaaatttttttccagcttttttgagatatgattgacaAGACAGAATTTTCTTTAACACAGTTCACTATAGGTACCTGTGGTTAGTTTGTGCTCTGGGTTTCCTACTTGGTGATGGGCACTGTGGCCATGCAAGTTGCCTGGGAGATTTACTTTTCAATGGAATGAATGTCTTATGATGTGCTTGGAATGTGTATATGTGATTAATGTATAATATGTGTCCTTTTGCATTTCTGATTCCTTTTGATGGGGGGCGTTGGCAGGTCTAAGTACTTTGTGGAAGGCAAACTGTTTGAAACTTGCTGTATAAACTTTCAGGGGCTTATTAGCACCAAGTTCTTGcctctaaacatttttttttctccttttggtagAGCTTTATACTGATTTGATGCATGGGCACGTTTGATGCTTGCCGAAAACCTCTTGCTTTGGGCTAAATAGTCTTGGTATTTTTCTGCAGATAATTCCTGTGGACAAATTAGTAAAAGGAAAGTTTCAGGACAATTTTGAATTTGTTCAGTGGTTCAAGAAGTTTTTTGATGCTAACTATGATGGAAAAGACTATGACCCTGTAGCTGCCAGACAAGGTCAAGAAACTGCCGTGGCTCCCTCCCTTGTTGCTTCAGCTCTGAACAAACCGAAGAAGCCTCTCGGCTCTGGCAGCGCAGGTAAAACTACAAAATGAAAACGCCATTTCCGCACAAGAGTATTCCAAGTACTCGTTAGTCCCCCGTTCATTCAGCCTTCAGCCAGAGGGTTTTGAGCCCCATAAACTTAGGGAGATTAAGGAGCATAATCCCAGTCGTGTGGCATCAGGCAGACCTCTGTTTGTTCCTAGGTCTCTCTAGCCCTGGGTAAGCCACTTTATCTCTTGCccacagtttcttcctctgtaaaatgggaattttgATATTTGCCCCAGAGGGTTGTCCTTGAGGTTTTAATGAATTACTTTATGTAATGTTGCCAGGACTCTTTAGTTGCATGGCTTAGAAATTCCTCAGGTTAGCTCACAAAAAGGAGCTTTAGTTTGAACACAAGGCCttttccagggccctgagatgggAAGTTACAACCAAACCGCAACACCCAGGAACTGACGGAGATTTCTAGGTCTCTTAGGAGCTGTGCTTGGCTCTCTGCATCATCATTCTGTCTGCAGACCAGCTTCCTGTGCTTATTGTGGCTTCCCTGGCCTCTCTAGAATTTGAGCTGCTAAGTGACTTTGGCTTGCTATGATGCCAGCAGAATCTGGGAGGCAGTTTTTAGAGACCTTCTCTAAAAGGTTTTGGCTTGGTAGGTTTCCCAAAACCTCTTTGCAGTCGTGTATTCGTGGAACATTTGTATACCTAGGGACAGGGCAGATGTTCTTCACATGCTAACTTCTccttttccagaagaggaaagaatattaGTTAATGAGAGAGAGGCTGAACTGTCTGCTAGGTAGAGAGGGGCATTGCGTACTTTGTAATTTtcatagctttattgagatataatccacTTGCCACACagttcactcatttaaaatgtacagttgaATTCTTTTTAGTGTATTCGCATATATGTTCAACTATCACCACAACCAATTTTAGTACGTTTTTGTTACTCCCTAAAAGAAACCTTGTTTGTGTCCCAtagcagtcacttcccattttcccctagctcttcccccgccccctcaaccccaggcaaccactaatccactTTGTGGATTTACCTGTTCTGAATGTTTCACACAAATGGGGTCATACAATAttggtctttgtgtctggcttctttaatttagccttatgttggggcgcctgggtggctcagtgggttaagccgctgccttcggctcaggtcatgatctcagagtcctgggatcgagccctgcatcgggctctctgctcagcagggagcctgcttccttctctctctctgcctgcctctctgcctgcttgtgatctctctgtcaaataaataaataaaatcttaaaaaaaaaaaaaaatttagcattatgttttcaaggttcatccatgtcgtaGCACCTGTcagtacttcattatttttagtgACTGAACGATACTGCATTGTATGactataccacattttatttttttattttaattttttttgggaagcagagggagagagaaagaatcttcagcagactccatgcccagtgcggagcctgatgcggggcttgttCTCACAAGAGAACAggagaacactgagatcatgacctgagctgaaatcaagagtcagatgcttaactggctgagccgcccaggggcccccacattttatttattcattagctGATGATCATTTGGGTTGTTCCCCGCCTTGAACTGTTAGGAATAGTGCTGCTTTGGACATTCCTATACAAGCTTCTGTGTGggcctatgttttcatttctcctgggtataAATCCGAAGATATCTACTTGTGGAGCACAATTCTTGGGTCATATGGTTCCTCTGTTTAACCTTTTACAGAACTACCTGagtcttttccaaagtggctgcactgttttatattcccatcagtaGAGTgtgagggttctgatttctccaaaTACTTAGTGCTTAGCTTGCTAGAATGGGGATCTGCATAGATGCTGGGAACAGGCAAGTGGAGATTTGCAGTAAGCATTTAATCTTGGGGATAAAGATATACTAGAGATCACCCAGAGGAAGTGCCTCTACCGGCGGGTGAAAGCCTTAAAGTTATTGAACACTTTGGGGTGTCAGGAAGATCAGATATTTCTAAGCCTGGCATCATGTACAGCTTTACAGATAAAGAGATGATTAAAATCATGAACCATAAATTTACCTCAAGGTAGCCTGTTCTTGATTATTCTTGATTGTTTTAACCACTCTACTCTTTCCTTACTTTGTCAGCTTTTGGCTCTATTCACAGAGAAGTCTGTAAGTCCTAGTCAGGGCGCTGCTTTCCTCTCCTAACCCTCCTAACCTCCTTTTACAAGGTGAGCAAGATGCGGGTTTTGAGGTAACAAGTGGTAAGAGCAGTCTGCCACCCTTCTCTTCCCAAGCCAAGGAGTTTGAGGTTCTCAGATTGGGGCATCTAACTTTCCGGAGGGGAGACGTCAGGCACCCGGTGGCAGCTGGGACTGTGAGCCCCTCCTGGCATGAAGTTTGTCTTTGCTCCACGAAGTTACCCTCTGTGTGGATTTGGTTGGAGCTAGGTTAAGGTAGATCGTTGGTGTGCACCAGAAGGACTGTGTCGCTTTCAGATGATAGTGCTCTTTACCCCAGCAGAAAAAAGACCTCACAGAGGGACTGCTTCCCAGCACAAAAGATGGTGGCTAAAATTGGTACTTAACTCTGCTGCCATAGAAACCGCTCTGGGCAAACTCGGGAGTGCTGTCTTGCATGCTGGGCTCTCTACATTGGGTCCCTGCACCGCACAGCTGTGGAGGGCCGTTGGTCACAGCCTCTTCTTGTCTGGTGGGTTTTTTATCTTGAAGTTTCTCCTCTTAAAAAaagctctgctgctctctcagcTCCACAGAGGCCCATTGCAACACACAGAACTACTGCAACCCCTAAGGCTGGCCCGGGTGTGGTGCGAAAGAACCCTGGTGTGGGCAACGGGGATGACGAAGCAGCCGAACTGATGCAGCAGGTAGGCACTGCCTCTCTCCGAGACAGGAGTCGCTTCAGGAGAAAGGGTGCTGGGCAGCCCTGACCAGGGGAGGCCTGTCTCTGTTCTCGGAGGAAGGCCTGCTTTGTCTGCCTGCTGAAGCAGTCCTTCAGCAGGCGTGAGTTGTGAGCACTTTGGGTGCTGTGTGGGGACTGGGagtgtgggggtgtgggtggaAGAGTGGGATCGGGCGTGTCTAAGATGTGTTAGTGTGACAGAAGCTGGTGTCTTTGGAGACCCGCCTGTACAGTAGAACCGTGTCGACGATCTCCGGAACACCGCTCAGCGTTCTGTGGGATTCACAGAGTGTCTCTTGAATTTTGGCTCCGACAGAAGATAAAGGAGAGTTTCTTtctaaatagtaaataaaaaagattctgcGGTGTCTGTGCTGAAATCCTGGGTCACTAGAGATCTAAGTTAGAGTGGAACTGGTGTGGAAagctcttttgttcttatttgttCTGTGATTTGGAATGTATGCTTCAGGATTAGTTAAATATCCTGAAGGTACTTAGCAGAGGTCACTGGATCTGAACAAAATTTAGACTTAGACATTTTTTTCACCAACCcttatagttttgtttgtttgcttttggatgattttcttcattaattCCAGTTTTAAAATCAAGGATGCTCTATGATTCCTGTGTGTTTGGAATTGAATCCTTTCACTTTCCTGAAAGCCAAGTCCTAAAACCTGGGGGCAGTGGCCTCACTTGAACCTGGAACCTCTCGTGACCCTAGCCAGCTCCTAGGAGATCAGGACCTAAGAGCCTGCCCAGAGAtgatatttgtttgtttctttgtttgttttaaagatttatttatttgacagacagagaccataagcggggggaggaggggcaggcggcgggggggcggggagctggctccctgctgagcagagagcccgatgtggggtggggttccatcccaggactctgagaccatgacctgagctgaaggcagaggcttaacccactgagccacccaggcgcccctgggttttttttgttttttgtttttttttcagtcttttgattTGTGTGTGCCCTGTGCTTCTAGGTGCCGATGTCAAGGTACCTTATCTGGGCTACCATCCCCATTAGTGTGGCTGCCTTGAGTACCCTCTGGGGACTGTCACTGTGAAGTACAGAAATCCTGGAGAGTAAGGAGACTGCCCTGTAACTGTTGGTTTCTAGGCAAGGATGTACACAGGAAGCACAGGGAAGAACAGTGTTGCTAATGCCAAGGCTGGGTGGCCAGCCCAGGCTTCTTGTACTCTCTAGGAGAAGATGCAGCGGATTCTGTGGGACTGCTGCTCTTGGCACAGCTAATGTCCTGTGTGATGGGGCACAGGTTTTGGGTTGTAtagatttggggatttttctggCTCTGTTGCTTCTACTTGAGGCAAGTCAGTTAGCCTCTCTGAACTTACTGTGTTGTGTGAAGTGGGGCTAATACTTTGCTCATAGTAGTTGAGCTGATGTTATGTCAGGTCCCTGGAATGGCATCTgggataaaagaggaaaatggctGTGGATAAAAAACAGTTGTGATTATTATGGTTCTTGTCCATGGTCTTGATAGAGCAAAATAGATTTTGgagtgtcttttttaaaaagttcacagGAATCAGATTGTCTTCacaaatgttaataatagggcgcctgggtggctcagtgggttaagccgctgccttcggctcaggtcatgatctcagggtcctgggatcgaggcccgcatcgggctctctgctcagcagggagcctgcttccctctctctctttctctgcctgcctctccatctgcttgtgatctctctctgtcaaataaataaaatcttaaaaaaaaaaaacaaaaaaacaaaaaaacaaatgttaataataaaaacaaaaataacggACATTTTTAGAGTGGTTTGTCCTTGCTCTAGTGAGTACTTCACTTCTGCATAAGTCCTGTGAGGTCTCACAGATAGGGAGGTTAAATGACCTGCTCGGAGGGTGGAGTTAGCTGCCCAAGCCCTGTCTCCAGAGTACTGAGGCTTGCGCaggctttccttttttgtttttttgttttttgttaatatgaagttttttcttttttctttttttttttttttaggttttctccAGGTTGCCAGAGTCCTTATCTGTAACACCCTGTTACTGACTTCCTTGGCTCTTTTACCTGGTCTATCTGGCCTCTAGAAGTATTTGAATTTGTGGCCTTTGACAAAGGCGTGGAGGTCTGGGAGATGTAAATGATATGGGAAATAGAGCCAGACCAGCTTCTTAGGGCAAGAGGACAGCGGTGTATTCTACATGGATTACCTCATGTAGCaattctgcattctttttttttttttttttaaagatttaatttatttatttgacagagagaaatcacaagtaggcagagaggcaggcagagagagaggaggaagcaggctccccgctgagcggaaagcccgatgtggggctcgaacctaggacctgggaccatgacctgagctgaaggcagcggcccaacccactgagccacccaggtgccccagcaattcTGCATTCTTAAGGCATCCTGGAGTTTACTTTGATTTGATTTGAGTCCAGAGCAGTACTGTTCCAAGAGAAATAGAATGCAAACCAGAAATGTGAGGCACATacataatttgaaattttctagtagccacgttaaaaaaagggaaaagaaaaacacgaAATTTCTTCTAATAACCCATTACCCAGTGTATCCAAAGTATTACCATTTTAACATGTAACTAATACAAGTAATCGTCAGTGAGATACTTTATGCTTGAAGACCGTACTAGGTttttgaaatccagtgtgtatttttgtgtatttaataTTTGCTGCCTGTCTCAATTGCattggccacatttcaagtaccCAGATAGCCACTTGAGGCTCCTAGCTACTCTGCTGGCCAGTGCAGGTCCAAAGCATTCTCCCTAGGTTTCCTAGGTTATAGCTATTACTTTACTACAAGAGAAGGTTTAAGAGTGGCATTGATTACGAGCCACAGAGTTTTAACAATCTCCTAGGTAAGCATTTAGAGGAATGGGGAGCGAAAGCCAGTGACTTTCAGTGTATACTCACTGTTTCTTgtggatatatcttttttttttttaagacttttatttatttgacagacagatcacaagtaggcagagaggcaggcagagaggagggaagcaggctccctgctgagcaaagagcctgatgcggggctcgatcccaggaccctgagatcatgacctgagctgaaggcagaggctttaacccactgagccacccaggcgcccctcttgtggATATATCTTATTGAATGATATGGAGGAAGCCTGCTTTGGCCCCTCAGTGGGGCCCAGAAGGCTGAGTTCTGGTGCCCTTGATAATGTGTAGGCCAAGGAAGTTGGAGTGGGTTTGTGAGGGAGGCACTAGTGAACCATGAGTGATGGACTCCAAAGTGTAGCATACCTTTTGACTTCCCTTTACTCCTAAGTCACTAATGTGATTAGTAGGCCTCTTCCCTGGCTCTTGGTTCTTAGAACTCAAGATTTAAGGCAGCTTCCTACTGCTGGGGTTGATcagctctccccctcctccccctttttaaaagatttattttttttagggtgagctgggggaggggcagagggagaaagaggatctGAAGTGGTTTTctcgcagagcctgatgcagggctcgatctcaccctgagaccatgacctgagctgaaatcaagagtctgactcttaaactgactgagccacccgggtgctccaGTCTTGCCCTTCTATCTTCTATCCTGTCTCATACTCCACTTTGTGGCTGATAGTTTATTTCTATACatggttgtttatttatttatattgtatttatttcattgaaattctcagtttttttttttcttttttaaagattttatccattcatttgacaaagagagcgagagagggaacacaagcagggggagtgggaggggagaagcagacttcccgcagagcagggagcctgatggagggcttgatcccgggatcccgggaccccgggatcatgacccgagctaaaggcagacgcttaatgactgagccacccaggcgcccctgaaagtcTGTTTAGAACCTTGATTCTGGTTTGGTCTGTTCAGGCCTTTGATGATGAACATTGAAATTAAGTAATTGACAGAATGGTCCTGGTGGTTCTGGACACCTGTTCTCATCTCTGGATGCTTCTTGACTGCAGCTTATGAAGAGGAGTTTTCTTCCACCCTCGGACAGGACTTGATCCCTTTGGCTATCTCTGGCTTCCTTGTGAGGCCATGGAGGAGCTAAAGCAGCTGTTTGCTTTAGTTTTTGCAGCTGGTTTAGAAGGTTGGACTAGATGATGATGTCTGTGGTGCCCTTCTGGCTCTCAAAATTCCCTGCTGCCTGAATTGCGCTCAGTATCTGCACCTTTGATTTCCTAGCTCAGCCTTCCCTGTGGCCCCAACCTGTACTTGAGCAGTACTGTTTAAGAGAAATAGAAGGCAAACCAGAAATGTGAGgcacatacataatttaaaattttctagtagccacgtttaaaaaaagggaaaaaaaacccatgaaattTCTTCTAATAACCCATTACCCAATATATCCAAAGTATTACCATTTTAACATATAACTAATACATATAATTGTCAGTGAGATACTTTATGCTTGAAGACAGTACATAAAACCCCAGGATTTTATGCTGCATGGTATGCCGTATAATTTGTATTTCAGTGAGAGTTAAGTTGAATTCACATGTCATAGAGTTGAATATACTGTAATGAAGATGTGCGCTGTGCTTAAAATATAAAGGGCCATGAGAGTTCTTATGACATTTGTCACTG
The window above is part of the Lutra lutra chromosome 9, mLutLut1.2, whole genome shotgun sequence genome. Proteins encoded here:
- the MAPRE1 gene encoding microtubule-associated protein RP/EB family member 1, which codes for MAVNVYSTSVTSDNLSRHDMLAWINESLQLNLTKIEQLCSGAAYCQFMDMLFPGSIALKKVKFQAKLEHEYIQNFKILQAGFKRMGVDKIIPVDKLVKGKFQDNFEFVQWFKKFFDANYDGKDYDPVAARQGQETAVAPSLVASALNKPKKPLGSGSAAPQRPIATHRTTATPKAGPGVVRKNPGVGNGDDEAAELMQQVNVLKLTVEDLEKERDFYFGKLRNIELICQENEGENNPVLQRIVDILYATDEGFVIPDEGGPQEEQEEY